A genomic window from Sphingobacterium sp. BN32 includes:
- the msrA gene encoding peptide-methionine (S)-S-oxide reductase MsrA, giving the protein MKTTIVIVLLLAFVGGFLLMSNKQIPQNVEAQPTDTVKPISKDLKEIYFAGGCFWGTEHFFQQVRGVTKTEVGYANGNIVNPSYKQVTTGKTGFVETVRVIYDPRVVELGLLIDLFLKTIDPTTLNKQGNDIGTQYRSGIYFVDEGEKALVLSKLESLAKGFNAPVVVEALPLKNFYVAEKYHQKYLDKNPGGYCHIGPELFELARKANQR; this is encoded by the coding sequence ATGAAAACGACTATTGTTATTGTACTACTTTTGGCATTCGTGGGCGGATTTCTGTTGATGTCTAATAAGCAAATACCCCAAAATGTGGAGGCGCAGCCTACAGATACCGTTAAACCGATTAGTAAAGATCTGAAGGAAATCTATTTTGCGGGAGGCTGCTTCTGGGGTACGGAGCATTTCTTTCAGCAAGTCCGTGGCGTCACAAAAACGGAAGTTGGCTATGCGAATGGGAATATTGTTAATCCATCCTATAAACAAGTAACCACCGGAAAGACCGGTTTTGTCGAGACCGTTCGGGTAATCTATGATCCGAGGGTTGTGGAATTGGGCTTGTTGATCGATTTATTTTTAAAAACGATCGATCCTACCACTTTAAATAAACAGGGCAATGATATAGGAACGCAATATCGCTCAGGTATTTATTTTGTCGATGAGGGAGAGAAGGCTTTAGTTCTGTCGAAGTTAGAGTCGCTTGCGAAAGGTTTTAATGCACCGGTCGTCGTGGAGGCGCTGCCCTTGAAGAATTTTTATGTCGCAGAGAAATATCATCAGAAATACTTGGATAAGAACCCCGGCGGATACTGCCATATTGGTCCTGAGTTATTTGAACTTGCACGTAAAGCAAATCAAAGATAG
- a CDS encoding GyrI-like domain-containing protein, translated as MRTETIEQFYVIGISTRTCNANGQAARDIEALWGKFWNEKIQNQIPNKTSEDIYAVYTDYESDFNYPYTTIIGCPVNSLEHVPEGFVGVNIEKATYTKFLSKGKMPEAVGKTWFEIWANTDLKRAYKADFTVHGKKYYDGDEAEVETFISLID; from the coding sequence ATGAGGACAGAGACAATCGAACAATTCTATGTTATCGGCATCAGCACAAGAACTTGCAATGCAAACGGACAAGCTGCCCGGGATATCGAAGCGTTATGGGGTAAATTCTGGAACGAAAAGATCCAAAATCAGATTCCTAACAAAACCAGTGAAGACATCTATGCAGTTTATACAGATTATGAATCTGATTTTAATTATCCCTACACGACAATTATCGGTTGCCCGGTAAATTCCCTTGAGCACGTCCCAGAGGGTTTCGTCGGCGTCAATATCGAAAAAGCAACCTATACAAAGTTCCTGTCTAAAGGAAAAATGCCGGAGGCAGTCGGCAAGACATGGTTTGAAATATGGGCAAATACAGATCTAAAGCGAGCATACAAAGCCGATTTCACCGTGCATGGTAAGAAATATTACGACGGCGACGAAGCAGAGGTGGAAACTTTTATTTCACTAATAGATTAA
- a CDS encoding class I SAM-dependent methyltransferase codes for MSETFNSKGHWDGIYEAKQIGDFSWYQAVPSSSLESIKELKLSHDAKIIDAGGGDTYLVDYLLEQGYNSLTVLDISSKAIARAKERLGKNADKVEWVVSNVIDFHADVQYDLWHDRAAFHFLTQPADIKKYLEIVRNHIKKDGYLLIATFSENGPKKCSGIEIKQYSLTALQQTFQAHFDCIRSENMDHTTPSGAVQNFSFCVFQPN; via the coding sequence ATGAGCGAAACATTCAATTCAAAAGGCCATTGGGATGGCATTTATGAAGCAAAACAAATAGGAGATTTTAGTTGGTATCAAGCCGTTCCCAGCTCATCGCTAGAATCGATCAAGGAATTAAAACTTAGCCATGACGCCAAAATCATCGACGCTGGTGGAGGCGACACCTATCTGGTGGATTATCTTCTTGAACAGGGATATAACAGCTTGACGGTGCTAGATATTTCTTCCAAAGCTATTGCGCGCGCAAAAGAAAGACTTGGAAAAAATGCCGACAAGGTCGAATGGGTCGTATCTAATGTCATCGATTTCCACGCGGATGTGCAATATGATTTATGGCATGATCGCGCTGCATTTCATTTCTTGACACAACCCGCCGATATAAAGAAATATTTGGAAATTGTTCGTAATCACATCAAGAAAGACGGGTATCTTTTAATCGCTACATTTTCGGAAAATGGTCCTAAAAAATGTAGTGGGATTGAGATTAAGCAATATAGCTTAACAGCACTTCAGCAAACTTTTCAAGCTCACTTTGATTGCATTCGTTCCGAAAACATGGATCATACTACACCTTCAGGCGCCGTACAGAATTTTAGTTTTTGCGTATTCCAGCCTAACTAA
- a CDS encoding NRAMP family divalent metal transporter, with amino-acid sequence MKNKNKSALVGAALLMATSAVGPGFLTQTTVFTQSLGASFGFVILISILIDIGVQLNIWRVISLSEMRAQDIANKLLPGLGAFLALLIVLGGLAFNIGNVAGAGLGLEALVGLDVATGAIISAILAIAVFANRQAGKAMDLFAQIMGFIMIIVIIVIAVISAPPVKEAALRTVAPTTIDFMAIITLVGGTVGGYITFAGGHRLIDAGIKGKENLSSVNRSAVMGISVASLIRIFLFLASLGIISQGLIIDPSNPTASVFQLAAGNFGYKLFGLVMFAAAVTSIIGSAYTSVSFLKSFHTKIAQYENWIIIAFILFSTLVFMLVGKPVELLIIAGAVNGIILPLSLAVMLIAAYRTDIVGDYKQPAILTIVGVLIIAVLSYMSSKVILELFLN; translated from the coding sequence ATGAAAAATAAAAATAAATCGGCCTTAGTAGGAGCCGCATTATTGATGGCAACATCTGCCGTTGGACCTGGATTCCTAACCCAGACTACGGTTTTCACGCAATCATTAGGCGCAAGTTTTGGTTTTGTTATCCTTATTTCGATCCTAATCGACATCGGTGTGCAATTGAATATTTGGCGGGTTATCAGCCTGTCGGAGATGAGGGCACAAGATATTGCCAATAAACTACTTCCCGGGCTTGGGGCATTCCTAGCGCTGCTCATCGTATTGGGAGGTCTGGCATTCAATATCGGTAATGTGGCTGGTGCTGGCTTGGGCTTGGAAGCCTTAGTAGGGCTGGATGTTGCGACGGGGGCTATTATTTCTGCAATTTTAGCAATCGCGGTTTTTGCAAACCGGCAAGCGGGCAAAGCAATGGATCTTTTTGCTCAAATCATGGGCTTTATCATGATAATTGTCATCATCGTTATTGCTGTAATATCTGCTCCACCAGTAAAAGAAGCAGCATTAAGAACGGTCGCACCCACAACAATAGATTTCATGGCGATCATTACCCTTGTTGGCGGAACGGTTGGAGGATATATTACTTTCGCGGGAGGGCATCGTTTGATTGATGCCGGCATTAAGGGGAAAGAAAACCTCAGCAGTGTGAATAGGAGTGCGGTGATGGGGATTTCAGTAGCCTCACTCATCCGCATATTTCTGTTTTTAGCATCGCTAGGTATCATCAGTCAGGGATTGATTATCGACCCGAGCAATCCTACTGCTTCGGTATTTCAACTGGCGGCAGGAAACTTTGGATATAAACTATTTGGATTAGTGATGTTTGCTGCAGCAGTCACTTCCATAATCGGGTCAGCATATACATCGGTTTCCTTCCTGAAATCCTTCCACACCAAGATTGCGCAGTACGAGAACTGGATTATTATCGCTTTTATTCTGTTTTCGACGCTCGTGTTTATGCTCGTTGGAAAGCCTGTTGAGCTTTTAATCATTGCGGGGGCTGTCAACGGAATTATCCTGCCTTTGTCTCTTGCTGTTATGCTAATTGCAGCATATCGCACCGATATTGTTGGCGACTATAAGCAACCTGCAATCCTGACGATTGTCGGCGTATTGATCATTGCGGTATTAAGCTATATGAGTTCGAAGGTTATTCTTGAGCTCTTTTTGAATTAG
- a CDS encoding LamB/YcsF family protein, protein MKAKKFIDLNCDMGESYGSWTMGNDAAIMPFVSSVNIACGFHAGDPNIMMKTIYLAIQHGVHIGAHPGYPDLAGFGRRAISMTPKEVYAAVLYQIGALAAIAQARGAKLHHVKPHGALYNLAAKDKVYADAIADAIQALDSSLILYGLSGSELTRAGKDRGLSVFHEVFADRTYQADASLTPRTEPNAILKTVDAAIAQIVRILQTGEVITVSGDALPIEADTICLHGDHEGAAEFAKQIQQQLTDFDISIR, encoded by the coding sequence ATGAAAGCTAAGAAGTTTATAGATTTAAATTGCGATATGGGGGAGAGTTACGGCTCATGGACTATGGGAAACGATGCAGCGATTATGCCTTTTGTCTCTTCGGTGAATATCGCCTGTGGATTTCATGCTGGCGATCCAAACATCATGATGAAAACAATTTATTTAGCGATTCAACATGGCGTACATATAGGCGCGCATCCAGGATACCCAGATTTAGCGGGTTTCGGACGTCGGGCTATATCGATGACTCCGAAGGAAGTCTATGCGGCCGTATTGTATCAGATTGGTGCGCTAGCAGCAATCGCCCAAGCGCGAGGTGCTAAGTTACATCATGTGAAGCCGCATGGGGCGCTGTATAACCTCGCTGCGAAAGATAAGGTTTATGCGGATGCCATTGCGGATGCTATTCAAGCATTGGATTCATCGCTAATCTTATATGGACTATCGGGAAGTGAACTAACGCGTGCAGGAAAGGATAGGGGATTATCGGTATTTCACGAGGTTTTCGCAGATCGTACTTATCAGGCTGATGCGAGTTTAACGCCGCGTACGGAGCCCAATGCCATATTAAAAACTGTGGACGCGGCTATAGCACAGATTGTTCGCATATTGCAGACAGGTGAAGTCATAACAGTGAGCGGTGATGCTTTACCCATCGAAGCTGACACTATTTGTTTACACGGAGATCATGAAGGTGCCGCTGAATTCGCAAAGCAAATTCAGCAACAATTAACGGATTTTGATATCAGCATTCGATGA
- a CDS encoding biotin-dependent carboxyltransferase family protein, with protein sequence MGISIIKAGLLSTVQDLGRWGFQRQGVPVSGAMDRLALRLGHVLLGNDESAAAIECTWTGPSIRFDQDQLISITGANLLPKLNGKEIAMWKPIYVPKDAVLSFGKADSEGCRAYICFYGGLDVPLVLGSRSTYLSGKMGGLNGQALVKGDQISFLKAFESVSSTFNWSMDSSLYPNLASRKIRIIAGPHTARLEKDSLSDLFKQSFEISNSSDRMGYRLKSKMLHLKDKRELLSSGVCFGTIQLPADGQPIILMADHGTTGGYPIIGQVASIDIPLLAQLKPGEHIQFEEIDLRAAQKLLLEQEQQINRLRQGVKLKYES encoded by the coding sequence ATGGGAATTAGCATCATAAAGGCCGGCTTATTGAGTACTGTTCAAGATTTGGGCAGGTGGGGTTTTCAACGCCAAGGGGTACCAGTGAGTGGTGCGATGGACAGATTGGCGCTGCGATTAGGTCATGTACTTCTTGGAAATGATGAATCGGCTGCAGCTATTGAATGCACCTGGACAGGACCGAGTATTCGCTTCGATCAGGATCAACTTATAAGCATTACAGGTGCGAATCTGTTACCTAAGCTTAATGGAAAAGAAATAGCCATGTGGAAACCGATTTACGTCCCTAAGGATGCGGTACTTTCCTTCGGTAAGGCGGATTCGGAAGGCTGTAGAGCGTATATTTGCTTTTACGGAGGATTGGATGTTCCGCTTGTTTTAGGAAGTCGTTCGACTTATTTAAGTGGAAAGATGGGCGGGTTGAACGGACAGGCGCTGGTCAAAGGAGATCAAATTTCCTTTTTAAAAGCATTTGAATCAGTTTCATCTACTTTCAACTGGTCGATGGACAGTTCCTTGTATCCGAATCTTGCAAGCCGTAAAATCCGTATCATAGCAGGTCCTCATACCGCTCGTTTGGAAAAGGATAGCTTATCGGATTTGTTTAAACAGTCCTTTGAAATAAGCAATTCATCCGATCGGATGGGGTATCGATTGAAATCTAAGATGCTTCATTTGAAAGATAAGCGGGAGCTTCTTTCATCCGGAGTCTGCTTTGGAACGATTCAGCTTCCTGCCGACGGGCAGCCAATTATTTTGATGGCGGATCATGGGACCACCGGCGGATATCCGATCATAGGTCAGGTCGCAAGTATCGATATCCCTTTACTGGCACAACTAAAGCCGGGTGAGCATATCCAATTTGAAGAAATTGACTTGCGTGCCGCTCAGAAGCTTTTGTTGGAGCAAGAGCAGCAAATAAATAGATTAAGACAAGGTGTAAAACTAAAATATGAAAGCTAA
- the pxpB gene encoding 5-oxoprolinase subunit PxpB — protein MSKNVNYCPLGDAALLIDFGETIAPEINMQIRQLTIGFIEREIPGILEAVPGYTTLTLHYNPLAISYDRLVDLTNAILEEGYNREIAYLKPKVIPVWYNGPDLPVVSEHTGLRVEEIIERHTDAEYLVYMIGFAPGFPYLGGMDKILSTPRRSTPRLKIPAGSVGIAGEQTGVYPMETPGGWQLIGQTPIALFDIQREQPSLLMAGDRVKFAAITEEEYKYFKSHRDGN, from the coding sequence ATGTCAAAAAATGTGAATTATTGCCCCCTAGGAGATGCCGCACTGCTGATCGATTTTGGCGAGACTATCGCTCCGGAAATCAATATGCAAATTCGACAACTGACAATAGGATTTATCGAGCGAGAGATTCCCGGGATACTGGAGGCTGTGCCTGGATATACCACTTTGACATTACATTATAATCCACTGGCAATTTCTTATGATCGATTGGTTGATTTGACGAATGCGATTCTGGAAGAGGGCTATAACCGAGAAATAGCATACTTGAAACCGAAGGTTATTCCCGTTTGGTATAATGGTCCTGATCTCCCTGTTGTGAGCGAGCATACAGGCCTTCGCGTTGAAGAAATCATTGAACGTCATACGGATGCGGAATATTTGGTTTATATGATCGGTTTTGCTCCGGGCTTCCCTTATTTGGGAGGGATGGATAAGATATTATCCACGCCACGTCGTTCGACCCCGCGATTAAAAATTCCGGCAGGTTCTGTGGGTATCGCTGGGGAGCAGACGGGAGTCTATCCGATGGAAACACCGGGAGGTTGGCAACTTATAGGGCAAACTCCGATTGCTTTATTTGATATACAGCGAGAGCAACCTTCGTTGCTGATGGCAGGTGACCGGGTGAAGTTTGCTGCTATTACGGAAGAGGAATATAAGTATTTTAAATCGCATAGGGATGGGAATTAG
- a CDS encoding DEAD/DEAH box helicase family protein has translation MSVFSANIKFKYPWRSYQQRVLDELSSHMDDAHLHVIAPPGSGKTVLGLEVMLRLGEPTLILAPTLAIRNQWIQRFTELFVQQQDVPDYISKDIRHPKLITVVTYQGLHAACNDRKEGNFKLDYVDETDVVEKARSNFLNLPKILKGLQEQAVQTFILDEAHHLKNEWWQTLDRLKKGIEPKMVGLTATPPYDVSGLEWSRYLDLNGPIDAEITVPELIQQGDLCPHQDYVYCCQPTAEELQLIRSYRTRAVELFEEIKNDENLIRAISTHPSVVDPLANEFKIHENLAFYSASLIFLRSHSIEISSLHFELLGIPHREEDLQLPDLDFSWMEELLRNYLFEEKGFFKDHFEDERKVLLNRLRRLGIIERRSIKFEQGTKILQKLHASVSKLTAIEHISNFEFGIIGRSLRQVILTDFVRKEYLVNSPENSTPLRKIGVLPIFEQLRRNNRNNKKIGVLSGTIVILPQAAVDPLRTAYQLLNPSESLYIKPLVFDTAYYMIPVTDQSRDWMVAIVTRLFEAGEIEVLIGTKALRGEGWDAPAINSLILASVVGSFVSSNQMRGRAIRTNLNVPDKTSNIWHIACVDSTVADGGQEIALLRRRFRNFVGLVEDERGGIENGLSRIAFPTEVNEENITQFNKHSFVLAGQRSRLPQKWNEAIAEGTQLLEEIKLPFLEPDAYQGMKAAEMKKTIGNMVASLGSAVVFYLEWSTQISMKMMKWLGAPGGTLMMGMFAVGTVFFSARTMRTFRYYAKYRDITKDIYKIGNALIKTLCKNGIFTTSLKDLRVLTFADREGAVFCHLDGGTTYEKSLFVQMIQEVVEPINSPRYIIIRKSLALKVLRQYDYHAVPEMLSKRAALANDFASFWREEVGSCELIFTKNMAGRKLLIRSKVAALANHFSEDTSVQHVNIWR, from the coding sequence ATGAGCGTATTTTCTGCCAATATAAAATTTAAATATCCCTGGCGTAGCTATCAACAACGCGTACTTGATGAGTTATCGTCACATATGGACGATGCTCATTTACACGTTATTGCTCCTCCAGGTTCTGGAAAGACGGTTCTCGGGCTGGAAGTTATGCTCCGCTTAGGAGAGCCCACGCTCATATTAGCACCAACGCTCGCCATCCGTAATCAATGGATACAGCGGTTCACTGAATTGTTTGTTCAACAGCAGGATGTCCCTGATTACATTTCGAAAGATATCCGGCATCCAAAGCTAATTACTGTCGTGACCTATCAGGGCTTGCATGCGGCCTGCAACGACCGTAAAGAGGGAAACTTCAAATTGGACTATGTCGATGAAACGGATGTCGTTGAAAAGGCACGCTCGAATTTTCTGAATTTACCCAAGATATTAAAAGGACTTCAGGAACAAGCTGTGCAAACCTTTATTCTGGATGAAGCACATCATTTAAAAAATGAATGGTGGCAAACTCTCGATCGACTAAAAAAAGGCATAGAGCCAAAAATGGTAGGATTGACAGCAACCCCGCCCTACGATGTATCTGGGTTGGAGTGGAGCCGATATTTGGATCTAAATGGTCCGATTGATGCTGAGATTACGGTGCCTGAGTTGATACAACAGGGGGATTTATGTCCGCATCAAGATTATGTTTATTGTTGTCAGCCAACGGCGGAGGAGCTTCAGCTTATTCGGAGCTATAGAACCAGAGCGGTCGAGCTTTTTGAAGAGATTAAGAATGATGAAAACCTTATCCGAGCGATTTCCACACATCCTTCTGTTGTCGACCCTTTGGCAAATGAATTCAAGATACATGAGAACTTGGCGTTTTATTCCGCTAGTTTGATTTTTCTTCGATCGCACTCGATTGAAATCAGCTCCTTGCATTTTGAATTGCTAGGGATTCCGCATCGGGAGGAGGATTTACAACTTCCCGATCTGGACTTTTCCTGGATGGAGGAACTTCTACGTAATTATCTTTTCGAAGAAAAAGGTTTTTTTAAAGATCATTTCGAAGATGAACGGAAGGTATTACTGAATCGATTAAGACGTTTAGGTATCATTGAGCGTCGCAGCATTAAGTTCGAACAAGGGACTAAGATACTTCAGAAGCTCCATGCTAGTGTAAGTAAATTAACCGCAATTGAACACATCAGTAATTTTGAATTTGGTATTATTGGAAGAAGCCTTCGACAGGTTATTCTTACTGATTTCGTGCGTAAGGAATATCTAGTCAACAGCCCGGAAAACTCGACGCCCTTGCGTAAGATTGGCGTGCTGCCTATTTTTGAACAATTGCGAAGGAATAACCGAAACAACAAAAAAATAGGCGTATTATCAGGTACGATTGTTATCCTTCCTCAAGCAGCTGTCGATCCGCTACGGACTGCATATCAATTGTTGAATCCTAGTGAATCGCTGTATATCAAGCCGCTGGTCTTCGATACAGCCTACTATATGATACCGGTTACTGATCAAAGTCGCGATTGGATGGTTGCCATTGTTACGCGTCTTTTTGAGGCCGGTGAAATTGAGGTTTTGATAGGTACCAAAGCATTACGTGGGGAAGGATGGGATGCTCCAGCAATCAATAGCCTTATTTTGGCCTCTGTTGTGGGTTCTTTTGTTTCATCCAATCAGATGCGTGGTCGGGCTATTCGCACCAACCTAAATGTGCCGGATAAGACGAGTAACATTTGGCATATTGCCTGTGTTGATTCAACTGTTGCTGATGGCGGGCAAGAGATCGCACTATTGCGACGTCGTTTCCGCAACTTCGTCGGCTTGGTAGAAGATGAACGTGGTGGCATCGAGAATGGACTTTCGCGTATTGCTTTTCCGACCGAGGTAAATGAGGAGAACATTACGCAGTTTAATAAGCATAGTTTTGTTTTGGCAGGCCAACGTAGCCGACTTCCACAAAAATGGAATGAGGCGATAGCTGAGGGTACACAGCTGTTGGAGGAGATAAAGCTGCCCTTTCTTGAGCCTGATGCTTATCAAGGAATGAAGGCTGCAGAAATGAAAAAGACCATCGGAAATATGGTAGCTTCCTTGGGCTCAGCTGTAGTATTTTACTTAGAATGGAGTACGCAAATTTCCATGAAAATGATGAAGTGGTTGGGGGCGCCGGGAGGTACGTTGATGATGGGTATGTTTGCTGTAGGGACCGTATTTTTCTCTGCTAGGACGATGAGAACATTTCGATATTATGCCAAATACAGGGATATAACCAAGGATATATACAAAATCGGAAACGCCTTGATTAAAACCTTATGCAAAAACGGCATATTCACAACGAGTTTGAAGGATCTTCGTGTTCTTACCTTTGCGGATCGAGAAGGGGCGGTCTTCTGTCATTTGGATGGCGGAACGACCTATGAAAAGTCTTTGTTTGTGCAGATGATTCAAGAGGTCGTGGAACCTATTAATTCGCCGCGCTATATTATTATTCGAAAGAGTTTAGCGCTGAAAGTACTGAGGCAATATGATTATCACGCTGTGCCCGAAATGCTGAGTAAGCGTGCGGCACTGGCGAATGATTTTGCAAGCTTCTGGCGCGAGGAGGTCGGTTCCTGCGAATTAATCTTCACCAAGAATATGGCGGGTAGGAAGTTGCTGATTCGTTCGAAGGTCGCCGCATTAGCAAACCATTTCAGTGAGGATACCAGCGTGCAACACGTCAATATTTGGCGTTAA
- a CDS encoding RNA polymerase sigma factor: MTVSDRDLFHLIQTDNQRAFKELMNRYWRPMYLMAESVLNDSPTSEDIVQDVFINIWNKRSSIDITHSIKVYLFACTRYQIYRQIQQKKAPHVDIDQFSQMVPDPYDPQQALEYRDLLDRLESLIDQLPPRCREVYRLKREDNLSQKEIAEALQISRKSVENQLTIALKKLRAGLSRYIWLSTFLLSTIGGLI, from the coding sequence ATGACAGTCTCAGATCGAGATCTATTCCATTTAATACAGACTGATAATCAACGAGCATTCAAGGAGCTCATGAATCGGTATTGGCGGCCTATGTACTTGATGGCCGAGTCTGTATTGAACGATAGCCCCACCTCGGAAGATATTGTCCAGGACGTATTCATCAATATTTGGAACAAGCGGTCCAGCATTGATATCACCCACTCCATTAAAGTCTACCTTTTCGCATGCACCCGCTACCAAATCTATCGACAAATCCAACAGAAAAAGGCTCCTCATGTGGATATCGATCAGTTTAGCCAAATGGTTCCAGACCCTTACGATCCGCAGCAAGCGCTTGAATATCGAGATTTACTCGATCGCTTAGAAAGCCTGATCGACCAATTACCGCCTCGCTGTAGAGAGGTATATAGACTAAAACGCGAAGACAATCTTTCCCAAAAGGAAATCGCCGAAGCACTTCAAATTTCCAGAAAGTCGGTAGAAAACCAATTAACGATTGCGTTGAAAAAATTAAGAGCCGGACTGAGTAGGTATATATGGCTATCAACCTTTTTATTGTCGACTATTGGGGGATTGATTTAA
- a CDS encoding FecR family protein, producing the protein MEQSILKSIIDILSRKADKEKLSDIDSELLETFQKDEWQLKYGAQDEVKNRIHQAVQAETKKKIISYNFKSTLSKIAAILIATLSIGYFLMKQGPKDTLISKEQRTSKVEASGLTTSDGAYKDLHAMKVGESFTNDKFTLVKSSAAVLRIEPNDDTKEIIQINIKTAGNETYRIELEDQSSVTLDVNSELSFPNRFVENSRIVTVEGRAYFEVQTDTARPFIVKSNKIEALVTGTSFVFSSKKDEKSASISLIEGRLQIKGNNHSKLLKPGQKGHFSPDGIKVSAFDEYETLAFTRNEFIFNDQPINEIMAVLSNWYRMEYSLKNVDPEAFRFTLKIDRKKSIQEVLEIIEMTGDLKASIVGNKIIISSMK; encoded by the coding sequence ATGGAGCAATCAATTTTAAAATCCATTATTGATATTCTTTCACGAAAAGCCGACAAGGAAAAGCTATCGGATATCGATAGCGAACTGCTTGAGACTTTTCAGAAGGATGAATGGCAGTTAAAATATGGTGCTCAAGATGAAGTCAAAAACAGAATTCACCAAGCAGTGCAGGCAGAAACGAAGAAAAAAATTATCTCTTACAATTTTAAGAGTACCTTATCGAAGATAGCTGCAATATTAATTGCGACACTTTCTATCGGATATTTCTTGATGAAACAGGGACCGAAGGACACATTGATCTCCAAGGAACAGCGGACGAGCAAGGTTGAAGCTTCCGGTTTAACTACTTCTGATGGCGCGTACAAAGATCTTCATGCCATGAAGGTTGGAGAATCATTTACCAACGATAAATTTACGCTCGTCAAATCTAGTGCCGCCGTGCTGCGGATAGAACCAAATGACGACACTAAGGAAATCATACAAATCAATATCAAAACTGCTGGGAACGAAACATATAGGATCGAGTTGGAAGATCAAAGCAGCGTGACACTTGACGTAAACAGCGAGCTATCTTTTCCGAACCGATTTGTTGAAAACAGCCGTATTGTTACCGTTGAAGGAAGGGCATATTTTGAAGTTCAGACAGATACTGCCAGACCATTCATTGTAAAATCAAATAAAATAGAGGCCCTTGTGACCGGAACCTCCTTTGTTTTCAGCAGCAAAAAAGATGAGAAATCAGCTTCGATATCACTAATTGAAGGACGCTTACAAATCAAAGGAAATAATCATTCAAAACTGCTTAAGCCAGGGCAAAAAGGACATTTTAGTCCAGATGGGATAAAGGTTTCAGCATTTGATGAGTACGAAACATTAGCATTCACAAGAAACGAATTTATCTTTAATGACCAACCGATCAACGAGATTATGGCTGTCCTGTCGAATTGGTATCGTATGGAATATAGCTTAAAGAACGTTGACCCGGAAGCTTTCCGCTTCACACTAAAAATTGATCGCAAAAAGAGCATTCAGGAAGTACTAGAAATTATCGAGATGACGGGCGATTTAAAGGCTTCAATTGTGGGAAACAAAATAATAATCAGTTCCATGAAATAA
- a CDS encoding DUF1080 domain-containing protein → MTNAFLISSSIFAMLFVGLQKLPQTHQATTIIQHSQSEKKGPWIDLLANNTLDAWHQYNGSTIKGWKVENGMLSTNGKNGDIVTNQEFENFELEMDWKIEKSGNSGIFIYVVEHPDHKHMYQTGPEFQIIDNENYPQKLTEQQKTGAMSDVIAPSLSPLKPAGQWNKTKIVSKNGKVEHWLNKKLILTYQIGSTELKAQIAKSKFAALPYAKVAKGKIGIQDHGDPVYFKNIKIREIN, encoded by the coding sequence ATGACAAACGCCTTCCTTATCAGCAGCAGCATTTTTGCCATGCTCTTCGTAGGACTACAAAAACTTCCCCAGACTCATCAAGCAACGACCATCATCCAGCATAGCCAATCAGAGAAAAAAGGGCCTTGGATAGATCTCCTGGCGAACAACACATTAGATGCTTGGCATCAATACAACGGTTCCACCATCAAAGGATGGAAAGTGGAGAACGGCATGCTTTCTACCAATGGAAAAAACGGTGATATCGTAACCAATCAGGAATTTGAAAACTTCGAATTAGAAATGGACTGGAAGATAGAAAAGTCTGGCAACAGCGGCATATTCATTTATGTTGTGGAACATCCGGATCATAAACATATGTACCAGACAGGGCCGGAGTTTCAAATCATCGATAACGAAAACTATCCGCAAAAACTAACCGAGCAACAGAAGACGGGAGCCATGTCGGATGTCATTGCACCCAGTCTTTCGCCCTTGAAGCCCGCCGGTCAGTGGAATAAAACAAAGATCGTTTCCAAAAATGGGAAGGTCGAGCACTGGTTGAATAAAAAGCTGATCCTAACCTATCAGATCGGATCTACTGAGCTGAAAGCACAGATTGCTAAGAGCAAGTTTGCTGCACTGCCCTATGCCAAGGTGGCTAAGGGTAAGATAGGGATTCAAGATCATGGCGATCCCGTATATTTTAAAAACATCAAAATTCGTGAAATAAACTAA